The following proteins are co-located in the Parafrankia discariae genome:
- a CDS encoding ArnT family glycosyltransferase, producing the protein MRSAAHHLEVPHQLRPAAAYRGLAALALAVVALLLAVSGRYGYHRDELYFIAIGAHPAFGYVDQPPLAPLLAHALDTALHHSLVGLRTPAALAGGTVVALTGLIARELGAPPRAQLFAAACMTAGGTLTAISHLATTSVYDLLCWTALSWLILRGLRDDGPVWLATGAVAGLALQNKTLPAFYLFALLIGVLAGGPREVLRSGWLGAATTIAALAWFPNLLWQATHGWPQLTLSRAIAAGASGTSQPRWQFLPMQFLLLGLPLAPVWITGLIRLARSPWRLFPLAYAVLVVLFLATGGKPYYLVGIYPVLFAAAAEPTLRWAAHHTARTALLGAAVVLSFVPSMIVTLPIVPVSVLHDTPIAAVNYDAGETVGWPAFADTVAAVARTQPTGTVVVTANYGEAGALLRFRPDVGPVHARQNSLWDQGPPADTATGVIVIGFTPRDRDRWFSDCHEAARIDNTVDVDNDEQGRPVDVCAGPRQPWSTLWPRLRRYG; encoded by the coding sequence GTGCGTTCCGCGGCACACCACCTCGAAGTACCCCACCAGCTCCGCCCCGCCGCCGCATACCGTGGATTGGCGGCACTCGCGCTCGCCGTCGTCGCGTTGCTGCTCGCCGTCAGCGGACGCTACGGCTACCACCGCGACGAGCTGTACTTCATCGCCATCGGCGCCCATCCCGCCTTCGGCTACGTCGACCAGCCACCCCTGGCCCCACTGCTCGCCCACGCCCTCGACACCGCCCTGCACCACAGCCTGGTCGGGCTACGCACCCCCGCCGCGCTCGCCGGCGGCACCGTCGTCGCCCTCACCGGCCTGATCGCCCGCGAACTCGGCGCACCGCCACGCGCCCAACTGTTCGCCGCCGCCTGCATGACCGCCGGCGGCACCCTGACCGCGATCAGCCACCTCGCCACCACCTCGGTCTACGACCTGCTGTGCTGGACGGCGCTGAGCTGGCTGATCCTGCGCGGCCTACGCGACGACGGCCCGGTGTGGCTCGCCACCGGCGCCGTCGCCGGCCTCGCCCTGCAGAACAAGACCCTGCCCGCCTTCTACCTGTTCGCGCTCCTGATCGGCGTCCTCGCCGGCGGGCCCCGCGAGGTGCTGCGGTCGGGCTGGCTGGGGGCCGCCACCACGATCGCCGCCCTGGCGTGGTTCCCGAACCTCCTCTGGCAGGCGACCCACGGCTGGCCGCAGCTCACCCTCAGCCGCGCGATCGCCGCCGGGGCGTCGGGCACGAGCCAGCCACGCTGGCAGTTCCTCCCGATGCAGTTCCTGCTCCTCGGCCTACCCCTGGCCCCGGTGTGGATCACCGGGCTGATCCGCCTCGCCCGCTCCCCGTGGCGACTGTTCCCCCTCGCCTACGCCGTGCTGGTCGTGCTGTTCCTGGCGACCGGAGGCAAGCCCTACTACCTCGTCGGCATCTACCCGGTGCTGTTCGCCGCCGCCGCCGAACCCACCCTGCGCTGGGCGGCACACCACACCGCCCGGACCGCGCTCCTCGGTGCGGCCGTCGTGCTGTCGTTCGTACCATCCATGATCGTCACGCTGCCGATCGTGCCGGTGTCCGTCCTGCACGACACCCCGATCGCGGCGGTGAACTACGACGCGGGGGAAACCGTCGGCTGGCCCGCCTTCGCCGACACCGTCGCCGCGGTGGCACGTACCCAGCCGACCGGCACCGTCGTGGTCACCGCCAACTACGGCGAGGCCGGCGCGCTCCTCCGTTTCCGCCCGGACGTCGGACCCGTCCACGCCCGGCAGAACAGCCTGTGGGATCAAGGGCCACCCGCGGACACCGCGACCGGGGTCATCGTCATCGGTTTCACCCCACGCGACCGCGACCGCTGGTTCAGCGACTGCCACGAAGCCGCCCGCATCGACAACACCGTCGACGTCGACAACGACGAACAGGGCCGGCCCGTCGACGTCTGCGCCGGCCCCCGCCAGCCATGGTCCAC
- a CDS encoding toxin-antitoxin system HicB family antitoxin, protein MELASYVDSLRRDLAVAAEAGGEEALALAERLVAPLESAARLVLLEALAAAAEEISCELAPGSVDVRLRGSDPDFVVTSPWPGDDVTGDTGGGAGAAGGPAVPPGAGTTSPSPSPGAEVPGAGDGRTARVTLRVPEHLKPRIDEAAARAGLSVNTWLVQALTTALDPAAVRPPRAEAPRGHRYRGWVR, encoded by the coding sequence ATGGAGCTTGCGTCGTATGTCGACAGTCTGCGCCGGGACCTCGCCGTCGCCGCGGAAGCGGGAGGAGAGGAGGCGCTGGCGCTGGCGGAACGGCTCGTCGCCCCCCTGGAGTCGGCGGCCCGGCTTGTCTTGTTGGAGGCGCTCGCGGCCGCCGCGGAGGAGATCAGCTGCGAGCTGGCGCCCGGTTCGGTGGATGTGCGGCTGCGGGGCAGCGACCCCGATTTCGTCGTGACGTCACCATGGCCAGGTGACGACGTCACCGGTGACACCGGTGGTGGTGCGGGCGCCGCCGGCGGGCCCGCGGTGCCGCCCGGGGCCGGCACGACGAGCCCGAGCCCGAGCCCGGGCGCGGAGGTGCCGGGTGCCGGTGACGGCCGCACGGCGCGGGTCACGCTGCGGGTGCCGGAGCATCTCAAACCCCGCATCGACGAGGCCGCCGCCCGGGCGGGCCTGTCGGTGAACACCTGGCTGGTGCAGGCACTCACCACCGCCCTCGATCCGGCTGCCGTCAGGCCACCGCGTGCCGAGGCGCCGCGAGGGCACCGTTACCGCGGCTGGGTCCGCTGA